Proteins encoded in a region of the Halorussus sp. MSC15.2 genome:
- a CDS encoding DUF371 domain-containing protein — protein MDEVLHARGHENVSAAHASTFEVTTDDYLTPAGDCILGIEADRAPADFDDEFVAACQNADATITATFEAAGHTETVVGRGHPDLEFESDRSAVGRTSDYVDDRTILVGAEFAAEGFDRDLVAALADGAELTVTLSVTREN, from the coding sequence ATGGACGAAGTGCTCCACGCGCGCGGTCACGAGAACGTCTCGGCCGCCCACGCCAGCACCTTCGAGGTGACGACCGACGACTATCTCACGCCCGCGGGCGACTGCATCCTCGGCATCGAGGCGGACCGCGCTCCGGCCGACTTCGACGACGAGTTCGTCGCGGCCTGCCAGAACGCCGACGCGACGATTACCGCGACGTTCGAGGCCGCAGGCCACACCGAGACGGTCGTCGGCCGCGGCCACCCGGACCTCGAATTCGAGAGCGACCGGAGCGCGGTGGGCCGGACCAGCGACTACGTGGACGACCGGACGATTCTGGTCGGCGCGGAATTCGCGGCAGAGGGGTTCGACAGAGACCTCGTGGCGGCGCTGGCAGATGGGGCGGAACTGACGGTGACGCTCTCGGTAACGCGCGAAAACTGA
- the nth gene encoding endonuclease III has translation MPENSEPAENISGGEAEVSSPAEFASGEAATRAEAVVDRLGDLYWQKTYGGRDAFECLVRTILSQNTSDVASQPAHDALTERYGGADDGNGASDADGTGDGDDAADLAAALADADHDELADTIRSAGLYNRKADVLTTVAARVLDEYGSAAAFDAFVRERDPEEVRTALLDMDGVGPKTADCVLLFAGGRSGVFPVDTHVHRIYRRLGVAPADADHEAVRAVLEREVPDEKCGFGHTASIQFGREYCSARKPACLDGLDECPMSDLCDRVGVDTESDSVVDPADAD, from the coding sequence ATGCCGGAGAACTCCGAACCCGCGGAGAACATCAGCGGCGGCGAGGCCGAAGTGAGTTCGCCCGCCGAGTTCGCGTCGGGCGAGGCCGCCACCCGCGCCGAAGCGGTCGTGGACCGTCTCGGCGACCTCTACTGGCAGAAGACATACGGCGGACGCGACGCCTTCGAGTGTTTAGTCCGGACGATTCTGAGCCAGAACACCAGCGACGTGGCGAGCCAACCCGCCCACGACGCGCTGACGGAGCGGTACGGCGGTGCGGACGACGGGAACGGTGCAAGCGACGCAGATGGAACAGGCGACGGGGACGACGCGGCCGACCTCGCCGCCGCGCTCGCCGACGCCGACCACGACGAACTCGCCGACACCATCCGGTCGGCCGGACTCTACAACCGGAAGGCCGACGTGCTGACCACGGTCGCCGCGCGAGTGCTGGACGAGTACGGGAGCGCGGCCGCGTTCGACGCGTTCGTCAGGGAGCGCGACCCCGAGGAGGTCCGCACCGCCCTCCTCGATATGGACGGCGTGGGTCCCAAGACCGCCGACTGCGTCCTGCTGTTCGCCGGCGGACGGTCCGGCGTCTTTCCCGTGGACACGCACGTCCACCGCATCTACCGGCGGCTCGGCGTCGCGCCCGCCGACGCCGACCACGAGGCGGTCCGGGCGGTACTTGAGCGAGAGGTTCCGGACGAGAAGTGCGGATTCGGTCACACCGCGAGCATCCAGTTCGGTCGGGAGTACTGCTCAGCTCGGAAGCCCGCGTGTCTCGACGGACTCGACGAGTGCCCCATGTCGGACCTCTGCGACCGCGTGGGCGTGGATACCGAGTCCGACTCGGTCGTAGACCCCGCGGACGCCGACTAA
- the pyk gene encoding pyruvate kinase produces MRNAKIVCTLGPASDSRRTIRELAEAGMTLARLNASHGTREDRAELIDHVRTVDETTTNPLAVMVDLQGPEIRTAEVEEPIHLETGSTVRFVAGDTATPEEVGLSYSITNVEPGDKVLLDDGRIETTVEETDGETVLAHVESGGELSSRKGVNVPGVDLDLDVVTGKDRRDLELAAEKGADFVAASFVRSAEDVLEVSEVLEELGADIPIIAKIERRGAVENLDEIIGAAYGVMVARGDLGVECPLEDVPMIQKRIIRKCQQAGAPVITATEMLDSMVHARRPTRAEASDVANAVLDGTDAVMLSGETAIGDNPVRVVETMDRIVREVEESDEYDEIREQRVPSAEDARTDALARSARYLARDIGASAIVAASESGYTALKISKFRPQVPVVATTPNDDVRRQLALAWGVNAQYTPVAEGVDTIIEDAVQAALDAGVADSGDTVVVVSGMMSELEDTSTTNMLKVHVAAETIATGRSVVRGRIAGPVARTENGDLSAVAEGSILALDPEFDGEFTGDPSKLLGIVDARPGMTGYPAMIARELDIPMVSGAPLDPTIRNGDVVTLDAERGVVYDGDVTHAERP; encoded by the coding sequence ATGAGAAACGCCAAAATCGTCTGTACGCTGGGACCGGCCTCCGACTCCCGGCGTACTATCCGGGAACTGGCAGAGGCCGGGATGACGCTCGCCCGACTCAACGCCAGTCACGGCACGCGAGAAGACCGCGCAGAACTCATCGACCACGTCCGGACCGTGGACGAGACGACCACCAACCCCCTCGCGGTGATGGTGGACCTTCAGGGTCCCGAGATTCGGACCGCAGAGGTCGAGGAGCCGATTCACCTCGAAACCGGGTCCACCGTCCGGTTCGTGGCGGGCGACACCGCCACGCCCGAGGAAGTCGGCCTGAGTTACTCCATCACCAACGTCGAACCCGGCGACAAGGTACTGCTGGACGACGGCCGCATCGAGACGACCGTCGAGGAGACCGATGGGGAGACGGTCCTCGCGCACGTGGAGAGCGGCGGCGAACTGAGCAGTCGAAAGGGCGTCAACGTCCCCGGCGTCGACCTCGACCTCGACGTCGTGACCGGGAAGGACCGCCGTGACCTCGAACTCGCGGCCGAGAAGGGCGCGGATTTCGTCGCTGCGAGTTTCGTCCGGAGCGCCGAGGACGTCCTCGAAGTGAGCGAGGTGTTGGAGGAACTGGGCGCTGACATCCCCATCATCGCCAAAATCGAGCGCAGGGGCGCGGTCGAGAACCTCGACGAGATAATCGGGGCGGCCTACGGCGTGATGGTCGCCCGCGGGGACCTCGGCGTCGAGTGTCCGCTCGAAGACGTGCCGATGATTCAAAAGCGCATCATCCGGAAGTGCCAGCAGGCCGGCGCGCCGGTCATCACGGCGACCGAGATGCTCGACTCGATGGTCCACGCCCGCAGGCCCACCCGCGCGGAGGCCTCCGACGTGGCGAACGCCGTGCTGGACGGCACCGACGCGGTGATGCTGTCGGGCGAGACCGCCATCGGCGACAATCCGGTCCGGGTCGTGGAGACGATGGACCGCATCGTCAGGGAAGTCGAAGAGAGCGACGAGTACGACGAAATCCGCGAGCAGCGCGTCCCTTCGGCCGAGGACGCCCGGACCGACGCGCTCGCGCGGTCGGCGCGCTACCTCGCCCGCGACATCGGCGCGTCGGCCATCGTCGCGGCCAGCGAATCCGGGTACACCGCGCTCAAGATATCGAAGTTCCGACCCCAAGTCCCCGTGGTGGCGACCACGCCCAACGACGACGTGCGCCGCCAACTCGCGCTCGCGTGGGGCGTCAACGCCCAGTACACGCCCGTCGCGGAGGGCGTGGACACCATCATCGAGGACGCCGTGCAGGCCGCGCTCGACGCGGGCGTGGCCGACAGCGGCGACACCGTCGTCGTCGTCTCGGGCATGATGTCGGAACTAGAGGACACCAGTACGACCAACATGCTCAAGGTCCACGTCGCGGCCGAGACCATCGCGACCGGCCGGAGCGTGGTCCGAGGTCGAATCGCCGGACCGGTCGCGCGCACCGAGAACGGCGACCTCTCGGCGGTCGCCGAGGGGTCGATTCTGGCCCTCGACCCCGAGTTCGACGGCGAGTTCACGGGCGACCCCTCGAAACTCCTCGGCATCGTGGACGCCCGGCCCGGGATGACGGGCTATCCCGCGATGATAGCCCGCGAACTCGACATCCCGATGGTGAGCGGTGCGCCACTCGACCCCACCATCCGGAACGGCGACGTGGTGACCCTCGACGCCGAGCGTGGCGTCGTCTACGACGGCGACGTAACCCACGCCGAGCGACCGTAA
- a CDS encoding GYD domain-containing protein has product MPQYASLVDVRTDFQNAQELTSVWGDIRSDLEDQHADLKHTYAILGEYDFLVVMEAPDRNAAYQAGVALERHGLDAQTMEIIPTEELAEVVDDL; this is encoded by the coding sequence ATGCCACAGTACGCCTCCCTCGTGGACGTCCGGACTGACTTCCAGAACGCGCAGGAACTCACGTCAGTCTGGGGCGACATCCGGTCGGACCTCGAAGACCAGCACGCCGACCTGAAACACACGTACGCCATCCTCGGCGAGTACGACTTCCTCGTGGTCATGGAGGCACCGGACCGGAACGCGGCGTATCAGGCCGGGGTCGCGCTGGAGCGCCACGGTCTCGACGCCCAGACGATGGAGATAATCCCGACCGAGGAGTTGGCGGAAGTCGTGGACGACCTCTGA
- a CDS encoding hydrolase produces the protein MDLETDNELVVECRAPESYGGVYATDRVPDEQAVPGIWWAADLETHPETFVDTLSLTPRRTDDGAVIDAELAVEAGEALDERISLSVRPQGFRGGGVMERARIEADAGERAVVEKTLELRDPAYWWPAGHGPQHRYAVRAKLGDSERVVKTGLSEIRDAGDDGLVVNGQEVRGRGFSLLPTGDPTWDVERAANANANVVRAYGHVPPAEFYEAAAEAGLLVWQDLPISGAGESAGTDPDRATALAETLSSSVERHPCVAAFGVRADPTDHLAGVGPSRLARYKVRWRAWRANYDATADRELAKTFPDDTTVFPVSGAPGIDPDAAHVYPGWQYGDADDAEWVLDKYDCTGAVGAFGAGSLTAAEGHDAAGFDADAHDAYVAGNVETLGGDEATPVEASQTYQTRVLKHVTETLRRRGTGLLVADALRDADAGAGMGVLAADGSEKDGYEAMAASLEPVQVVLDGYPTHGSTRELTVINDTPEAVSGTVSWTAGDRTGGSDVEVEAYGRSRAGTLEVPDDARAVELSFGRADGAVQNIYPL, from the coding sequence GTGGACCTCGAAACCGACAACGAACTGGTCGTCGAGTGTCGCGCCCCCGAATCGTACGGCGGCGTCTACGCGACCGACCGAGTCCCGGACGAGCAGGCGGTCCCGGGCATCTGGTGGGCCGCGGACCTCGAAACGCATCCAGAGACGTTCGTGGACACGCTCTCGCTGACGCCCCGGCGGACCGACGACGGCGCGGTCATCGACGCCGAGTTGGCCGTCGAGGCGGGCGAGGCGCTGGACGAGCGCATCTCGCTGTCAGTGCGCCCGCAGGGGTTCCGGGGCGGCGGCGTAATGGAACGCGCTCGAATCGAGGCCGACGCGGGCGAGCGCGCTGTCGTCGAGAAGACGCTCGAACTCCGCGACCCGGCTTACTGGTGGCCCGCGGGTCACGGCCCGCAACACCGGTACGCGGTCCGGGCGAAACTCGGCGACTCCGAACGGGTCGTGAAGACCGGTCTCTCCGAAATCCGCGACGCCGGGGACGACGGATTGGTCGTCAACGGACAGGAAGTCCGGGGACGTGGGTTCTCGCTCCTCCCGACGGGCGACCCGACGTGGGACGTCGAACGGGCCGCCAACGCCAACGCGAACGTCGTCCGCGCGTACGGCCACGTCCCGCCCGCCGAGTTCTACGAGGCCGCCGCCGAGGCGGGCCTGCTGGTCTGGCAGGACCTCCCCATCTCCGGGGCGGGCGAGTCGGCCGGAACCGACCCGGACCGCGCGACGGCGTTGGCAGAGACCCTCTCGTCGTCGGTCGAGCGCCACCCCTGCGTGGCCGCGTTCGGCGTCCGCGCCGACCCGACCGACCACCTCGCGGGCGTCGGTCCCTCCCGTCTCGCCCGGTACAAGGTCCGCTGGCGAGCGTGGCGCGCGAACTACGACGCCACCGCGGACCGCGAACTCGCCAAGACCTTCCCCGACGACACGACAGTGTTCCCTGTCTCCGGCGCGCCCGGCATCGACCCCGACGCCGCACACGTCTACCCCGGATGGCAGTACGGCGACGCCGACGACGCCGAGTGGGTCCTCGACAAGTACGACTGTACGGGCGCGGTCGGCGCGTTCGGCGCGGGGTCGCTCACCGCGGCGGAGGGCCACGACGCCGCCGGGTTCGACGCCGACGCCCACGACGCCTACGTCGCCGGAAACGTCGAGACGTTGGGCGGCGACGAAGCGACCCCCGTCGAGGCCTCTCAGACGTATCAGACGCGGGTCCTCAAGCACGTCACCGAGACGCTCCGCCGCCGGGGCACCGGCCTGCTCGTGGCCGACGCGCTCCGGGACGCCGACGCCGGGGCGGGCATGGGCGTGCTGGCGGCCGACGGGTCCGAGAAGGACGGGTACGAGGCGATGGCGGCCTCGCTGGAACCCGTACAGGTCGTGCTCGACGGGTACCCGACGCACGGTTCGACCAGAGAGTTGACGGTCATCAACGACACGCCCGAGGCGGTGTCGGGCACGGTCTCGTGGACCGCCGGTGACCGGACCGGCGGGTCCGACGTGGAGGTCGAAGCCTACGGTCGTTCGCGTGCCGGGACGCTGGAGGTTCCAGACGACGCCCGAGCGGTCGAACTCTCCTTCGGGCGTGCCGACGGAGCCGTCCAGAACATCTACCCGCTGTAG
- a CDS encoding PHP domain-containing protein, producing MASETTITIDPHVHSEGSYDGHEPVELLLAQASDIGLDGIVVTDHDTIRESLRAAELAPEYGLVGVPGVEVSTAAGHLLAIGVEERPEPHRPLDETVAEIRDSGGVAVVPHPFQRTRHGVRKGRITDCDAIEVYNSWIFTGYRNRRARQFAARNDYPGVAASDAHSAKYLGRAYTELTVEGASSKADIDRDHVVRAFTDGDAEIHGHRQPLYRSVRHYALGAGRKVGHGVAGSVPSFARF from the coding sequence ATGGCCTCAGAGACGACGATAACCATCGACCCGCACGTCCACTCGGAGGGGTCCTACGACGGGCACGAACCCGTCGAACTCCTGCTGGCGCAGGCCAGCGACATCGGTCTCGATGGCATCGTGGTGACCGACCACGACACCATCCGGGAGTCGCTCCGGGCGGCGGAACTCGCCCCGGAGTACGGACTCGTCGGCGTTCCGGGGGTCGAGGTCTCCACCGCGGCGGGCCACCTGCTCGCTATCGGCGTCGAGGAGCGCCCAGAACCCCACCGACCGCTCGACGAGACGGTCGCCGAAATCCGCGACAGCGGCGGAGTCGCGGTCGTTCCCCACCCGTTCCAGCGCACGCGTCACGGGGTTCGGAAGGGGCGAATCACCGATTGCGACGCCATCGAGGTGTACAACTCGTGGATATTCACGGGCTACCGGAACCGCCGCGCGCGCCAGTTCGCGGCCCGCAACGACTACCCCGGCGTCGCGGCCAGCGACGCTCACTCCGCGAAGTACCTCGGCCGTGCCTACACCGAACTCACCGTCGAGGGCGCGTCCTCGAAGGCCGATATCGACCGCGACCACGTCGTCCGGGCCTTCACCGACGGCGACGCCGAGATTCACGGTCACCGCCAACCGCTCTACCGGAGCGTGCGCCACTACGCGCTGGGTGCCGGACGGAAAGTCGGCCACGGCGTCGCCGGGAGCGTGCCGAGTTTCGCGCGGTTCTGA
- a CDS encoding coiled-coil protein, translated as MVSVTEEELQNKSKGELIKLAGQLRDRRNELNQKASKRASKRDDLNAKTREKVDEAQEHREKRDELNEQVQEHKEKRNELNAKANELFDEVEQKKSDLELNEGKDIEELESEIEDLEFKQQTEVLSTEEERELIEKIEAKREKLQDRKEKLNDSEDLEGLVEEAEEVRAEASRHHEKVTELADKAQEHHNQMIEAYREADEIRDEADEMHESFVEAQEAADQHHEDFVRVQKRLRELDKQEEEERKTEKEKEREEAKEEAEEIYQQFKDGETLDTEDLMKLQKTGLL; from the coding sequence ATGGTAAGTGTAACAGAAGAGGAACTTCAGAACAAGTCGAAAGGCGAACTAATCAAACTTGCGGGCCAGCTCCGAGACCGACGAAACGAGCTGAATCAGAAGGCCAGCAAGCGCGCCTCCAAGCGTGACGACCTGAACGCCAAGACCCGCGAGAAGGTCGACGAGGCTCAGGAACACCGCGAGAAGCGCGACGAACTGAACGAGCAGGTTCAGGAGCACAAGGAGAAGCGCAACGAACTCAACGCGAAGGCCAACGAACTGTTCGACGAAGTCGAGCAGAAGAAGTCCGACCTCGAACTCAACGAGGGAAAGGACATCGAGGAACTCGAATCTGAAATCGAAGACCTCGAATTCAAGCAGCAGACCGAGGTCCTCTCGACCGAGGAGGAGCGCGAACTCATCGAGAAAATCGAGGCCAAGCGCGAGAAGCTTCAGGACCGAAAGGAGAAGCTCAACGACAGCGAGGACCTCGAAGGACTCGTCGAGGAAGCCGAAGAGGTTCGCGCCGAAGCTAGCCGTCACCACGAGAAGGTGACCGAACTCGCGGACAAGGCCCAAGAGCATCACAACCAGATGATTGAGGCCTACCGCGAAGCCGACGAGATTCGCGACGAGGCCGACGAGATGCACGAGAGCTTCGTGGAGGCCCAGGAGGCCGCCGACCAGCACCACGAGGACTTCGTGCGCGTCCAGAAGCGCCTGCGCGAACTCGACAAGCAGGAAGAGGAAGAGCGCAAGACCGAGAAGGAGAAGGAGCGCGAAGAGGCCAAGGAAGAGGCCGAGGAAATCTACCAGCAGTTCAAGGACGGCGAGACCCTCGACACCGAGGACCTCATGAAGCTCCAGAAGACGGGTCTGCTGTAA